GATACTGACCCTTTTTCCGAATACATAACACAACAACTAGCTCAATGTCAAACATTTAATGATTTACCACCAGAAATTTTTCCTCCCAGTCGCCGTAGGAAAGTAGGCGAAAAAAACTCCCCCCATCCCCCTATTTTTTTAGCCTCTGTTGTTCCCCAACAAACTGCACTTTGGGAAACTCACCCTCATGTGCGCGTGATTACCTTGGAACAAATTCCCTTATTAAATATGTACCCCACTTTGGGAATTGACCGAGCGCTGGCTTTGTGGGGTGCTGGAAAAACTTGGGGTTTTCCTATGCTGGTAATTGATGCTGGAACTGCACTCACTTTTACAGGTGCGGATGCTAAAAAGTCTTTGGTGGGAGGTGCAATTCTGCCGGGACTGGGTTTACAATTTAGTAGTCTGGGTGAAAAAACCGGACAATTACCACATTTAGAAACAGAAATTAGCTCTTTACCTCCACGCTTTGCCCTGAATACAACAGAAGCAATTCAAAGTGGAATTATTTACACTTTGTTAGCTGGAATTAAAGATTTTGTTACAGCCTGGGAGCAGTTATTTCCAGAGAGCAAAATTGTCATTAAAGGAGGCGATCGCATCTTACTACTAAACTATCTCCAAATACAATTCCCCGAAATTGCCGCCCATTTAATTATGGAACCCAATTTAATTTTCTGGGGAATGCGGGAAATCATCACAGAGCATTAAATTCTCCCCTCTCCTTAATTCTCCCCTCTCCTTACTAAGGAGAGGGGCTGGGGGTGAGGTTCTTTATTTGAT
The window above is part of the Nodularia spumigena CCY9414 genome. Proteins encoded here:
- a CDS encoding pantothenate kinase is translated as MKPQRRRGHRENIWLALEIGNSRLHWALFTGQTLSDTWDTDPFSEYITQQLAQCQTFNDLPPEIFPPSRRRKVGEKNSPHPPIFLASVVPQQTALWETHPHVRVITLEQIPLLNMYPTLGIDRALALWGAGKTWGFPMLVIDAGTALTFTGADAKKSLVGGAILPGLGLQFSSLGEKTGQLPHLETEISSLPPRFALNTTEAIQSGIIYTLLAGIKDFVTAWEQLFPESKIVIKGGDRILLLNYLQIQFPEIAAHLIMEPNLIFWGMREIITEH